From the Lolium rigidum isolate FL_2022 chromosome 2, APGP_CSIRO_Lrig_0.1, whole genome shotgun sequence genome, one window contains:
- the LOC124689087 gene encoding uncharacterized protein LOC124689087, whose product MEACVATPVRRPAHPSPSSPTPSPSSLRQWRPAAQRNLRNQWSRMLAAKARWLAAAADGRSHASALVNAHLSRSYMSGMDLGVLKDMPGIRDRASAKLAHKEVQCREMLLSTYKEMVLAMSDLVKASQAMRCFSKISSSSPLVRFTDSQDDLNDSGDGGGAPVFKSISISEFEDLAQEFVQMFASELQLKRLIVLEFLSINLKEGPDPSLEWSDELYDGELHKFLITELRSGDSCPLPENWRADVLQARLPDHTPAHEVLQVYLTSWLANVNIKMSRIEKIFELVGEEMQTRLC is encoded by the exons ATGGAGGCGTGCGTAGCCACTCCAGTTCGCCGCCCTGCCCACCCGTCCCCGTCCTCCCCAACCCCGTCGCCCTCGTCGCTGCGCcagtggcggccggcggcgcagCGCAACCTGCGCAACCAGTGGTCGCGCATGCTCGCCGCCAAGGCCCGgtggctggccgccgccgccgacggacgCTCGCACGCATCCGCGCTCGTCAACGCCCACCTCTCCCGCAG TTACATGTCTGGGATGGATTTGGGGGTGCTCAAGGACATGCCGGGGATCCGCGACAGGGCAAGCGCCAAGTTGGCACACAAGGAG GTGCAATGCCGCGAGATGCTTCTATCAACCTACAAGGAGATG GTCCTTGCCATGTCCGACTTGGTTAAAGCTTCTCAAGCCATGCGGTGTTTTTCCAAAATATCTTCCAGTAGCCCACTAGTCCGGTTTACCGACTCCCAAGATGATTTGAATGATTCAGGGGATGGTGGGGGAGCTCCAGTATTCAAATCGATCTCCATCTCAGAATTCG AGGATCTTGCTCAAGAGTTTGTTCAGATGTTTGCTTCGGAGTTACAATTgaag AGACTGATTGTCTTGGAATTCCTATCGATCAACCTAAAGGAAGGTCCAGATCCTTCATTAGAATGGTCAGATGAGCTATATGATGGGGAATTGCACAAATTTCTGATTACTGAGCTTCGGTCTGGAGACAGTTGCCCATTGCCTGAAAACTGGAGGGCTGATGTCTTGCAGGCACGGCTACCTGACCATACTCCAGCGCATGAGGTTTTGCAG GTTTATTTAACCTCTTGGCTTGCTAATGTGAATATCAAGATGAGTAG AATTGAAAAAATATTCGAGCTTGTTGGGGAAGAGATGCAAACCAGACTGTGTTGA